Sequence from the Ignavibacteria bacterium genome:
CAACAGCAATTTTTATTATACATTTCTACTTCTTCCTAAGATAAAGAGGGATGCACTTATTACTGTTTATAAATTTTGCCGTGTAACAGATGATATTGTTGACCTTGATGGAAGCGACAATAGACACAAATCTGAGCTATTGAATTACTGGAGATCCGAATTGGAAAAATCTATTGTATCAAAATCCGATGTAGAAATTCTCAATGAAGTTGCCTCAGTCATAAAAAAGTTTAATATACCCATAGCTCATTTTGAGGAATTAATTGGTAGTGTAGAAAAGGATATTGAACCGATACGTTTTCAAACTTTTGATGAACTTTACAGTTATTGTTATGGTGTGGCATCAACTGTTGGACTGATCTCCATTGAAATCTTTGGATACAAGGAAGAAAAGACGCGAGCTTTTGCTATAAATCTTGGAATAGCAATGCAATTAACAAACATACTTCGGGACTTGAAAAGCGATTCAGAAATTGGCAGATTTTATCTACCAAAAGATGAGCTTCTGCAGTTCAATTATTCTCATGAGAAATTGTTGAAAAAAACTTGTGATGATAGTTTCAATAAGCTGATCGATCATCAAGTGAAAAGGGCAGAGAAATACTACATATCGGCTGGTGAATATTTAAAGACAACTGATCGGAAAAACTTATTTAGTGCAAGGGCAATGGGATTGATCTATCTAAAACTGTTGAAGAAAATAAAAAAGAATAAGTGTCAAGTATTGAAAACCAAGATTAAAATATCCCACATGCAAAAAATATTTCTGACTCTTGCAGTGTGGATTAAGTATAAAGTTGTTTACTAATGAAAAGTGTTTGCGTAATTGGTGGCGGTATCGCTGGACTTTCAGCGGCGGTATTTTTAGCAGAAGAAAATTTTAATGTAACACTTTTTGAGAAAAGGCAATCTCTCGGAGGGAGACTTTGTTCATATTTCGACAGAACATTGAATTGTTATTTTGATAACGGGCAGCACTTGTTGATTGGAGCATACGACTCTACTTTTTTGTTTCTGGACATAATCGGAGCTAAAGAGAATTTCAAATTTCAATCCAGGCTTCGAATACCTTTCCTTTTATCAAACGGAAATGAGACTCTTTTTCAATTACCTAAACAAAATAATAAACTGAGTGCAGCTTTATCCTTCTTGAATTTAAAAACTCTCTCCATCTTGGATCGCTTCAAGATCATCAGTATGTTATATAAGTTGCAAAGAATTGATTCCGATGAGTATCTCGAAAAAAGTGTCGTAGATTTTTTAACCGAAAATAATCAATCAAAAGTTTCGCAAGAAAGATTTTGGAATATAATTGCAATTTCAACTCTTAATTGCTCACCTTGTGATGCTTCGGCAAAAATGTTTATCG
This genomic interval carries:
- a CDS encoding phytoene/squalene synthase family protein produces the protein MNQNSEKNSSLLKEIEIICQRKSNSNFYYTFLLLPKIKRDALITVYKFCRVTDDIVDLDGSDNRHKSELLNYWRSELEKSIVSKSDVEILNEVASVIKKFNIPIAHFEELIGSVEKDIEPIRFQTFDELYSYCYGVASTVGLISIEIFGYKEEKTRAFAINLGIAMQLTNILRDLKSDSEIGRFYLPKDELLQFNYSHEKLLKKTCDDSFNKLIDHQVKRAEKYYISAGEYLKTTDRKNLFSARAMGLIYLKLLKKIKKNKCQVLKTKIKISHMQKIFLTLAVWIKYKVVY